One window from the genome of Salvia miltiorrhiza cultivar Shanhuang (shh) chromosome 7, IMPLAD_Smil_shh, whole genome shotgun sequence encodes:
- the LOC130991873 gene encoding probable voltage-gated potassium channel subunit beta yields MKIPDQQMQYKNLGRSGLKVSQLSYGAWVTFGNQLDVKEAKSILQCCRDNGVNFFDNAEVYANGRAEEIMGQAIKELGWKRSDVVISTKIFWGGPGPNDKGLSRKHIIEGTRNCLKRLDMDYVDLIYCHRPDLYTPIEETVRAMNYVIDKGWYYWGTSEWSAQQITEAWGVAERLGLVGPIVEQPEYNLFSRHKVEAEFLPLYTNYGIGLTTWSPLASGVLTGKYKSGSIPPDSRFALENYKNLASRSLVDDVLRKVDGLRPIADELGVPLSQLAIAWCASNPNVSSVITGATKESQIEENMKAINVIPLLTPAVMEKIEAVVQSKPKRPDSYR; encoded by the exons ATGAAAATCCCAGACCAACAGATGCAGTACAAGAACCTCGGTCGATCCGGGCTCAAGGTGTCGCAGCTCTCCTACGGTGCCTGGGTCACCTTCGGCAACCAGCTCGACGTCAAGGAGGCCAAATCCATCCTCCAGTGCTGCCGCGACAACGGCGTCAACTTCTTCGACAACGCCGAGGTCTACGCCAATGGCCGCGCCGAGGAGATCATGGGCCAGGCCATCAAGGAGCTGGGATGGAAGCGCTCCGACGTCGTCATCTCCACCAAGATCTTCTGGGGCGGCCCCGGCCCCAACGACAAGGGCCTCTCAAGGAAGCACATCATCGAGGGCACGAGGAACTGCCTGAAGAGGTTGGACATGGACTACGTGGATCTCATCTACTGCCACCGCCCCGACCTCTACACGCCCATCGAGGAGACGGTGAGGGCCATGAATTATGTGATTGATAAGGGCTGGTATTATTGGGGGACCAGCGAGTGGTCGGCGCAGCAGATCACCGAGGCGTGGGGCGTCGCCGAGAGGCTGGGTCTCGTGGGGCCCATCGTCGAGCAGCCTGAGTATAATCTCTTCTCCAGGCATAAG GTTGAGGCTGAGTTTCTTCCTCTGTATACTAACTATGGTATCGGCCTCACGACGTGGAGTCCACTCGCGTCTGGAGTTCTGACCGGCAAGTATAAATCGGGAAGCATCCCCCCGGATAGTAGGTTTGCCTTGGAAAACTATAAG AATCTTGCCAGCAGATCCTTGGTAGATGATGTGCTGAGGAAAGTAGATGGCTTAAGACCGATTGCAGATGAGCTTGGCGTGCCATTGTCTCAGCTAGCAATTGCTTGGTGTGCTTCGAATCCCAATGTCTCATCAGTTATCACGGGTGCCACCAAGGAGTCCCAG ATTGAAGAGAACATGAAGGCTATCAATGTTATTCCGTTGCTTACGCCTGCTGTGATGGAGAAGATCGAGGCTGTCGTTCAAAGCAAACCTAAGCGCCCCGACTCATACCGGTAG
- the LOC130991922 gene encoding mitochondrial metalloendopeptidase OMA1-like isoform X1 encodes MAAVLIEEMIKETWLNFLMHFIRVWFLEPDIVVDKVLDLFLRLPHSRSRTEMEADYIGLMVMASAGYDPRKAPLVWKKFEEMSETSLLGDFISTHPSCEKRCRLLSQPQVMEEALAIYRDMLPTSWSAMARLWLDNLIKP; translated from the exons ATGGCGGCGGTGTTGATAGAAGAAATGATTAAAGAGACGTGGCTGAACTTCTTAATGCATTTTATTCGCGTCTGGTTTTTGGAACCTGATATTGTTGTCGACAAAGTATTAGATCTCTTCCTAAGGCTTCCTCATTCTCGGAG CAGGACGGAGATGGAAGCAGATTACATCGGACTTATGGTAATGGCTTCTGCAGGGTATGATCCTCGAAAAGCTCCCCTTGTGTGGAAGAAGTTTGAAGAAATGAGTGAAACTTCATTATTGGGTGATTTTATTTCTACTCATCCTTCTTGCGAGAAGAGATGTCGACTACTTTCTCAGCCTCAAGTCATGGAAGAAGCCCTTGCAATATATAGGGACATGCTCCCTACAAGCTGGTCGGCGATGGCCAGGCTCTGGCTCGATAACTTGATCAAGccatga
- the LOC130991922 gene encoding mitochondrial metalloendopeptidase OMA1-like isoform X2, with product MAAVLIEEMIKETWLNFLMHFIRVWFLEPDIVVDKVLDLFLRLPHSRRTEMEADYIGLMVMASAGYDPRKAPLVWKKFEEMSETSLLGDFISTHPSCEKRCRLLSQPQVMEEALAIYRDMLPTSWSAMARLWLDNLIKP from the exons ATGGCGGCGGTGTTGATAGAAGAAATGATTAAAGAGACGTGGCTGAACTTCTTAATGCATTTTATTCGCGTCTGGTTTTTGGAACCTGATATTGTTGTCGACAAAGTATTAGATCTCTTCCTAAGGCTTCCTCATTCTCGGAG GACGGAGATGGAAGCAGATTACATCGGACTTATGGTAATGGCTTCTGCAGGGTATGATCCTCGAAAAGCTCCCCTTGTGTGGAAGAAGTTTGAAGAAATGAGTGAAACTTCATTATTGGGTGATTTTATTTCTACTCATCCTTCTTGCGAGAAGAGATGTCGACTACTTTCTCAGCCTCAAGTCATGGAAGAAGCCCTTGCAATATATAGGGACATGCTCCCTACAAGCTGGTCGGCGATGGCCAGGCTCTGGCTCGATAACTTGATCAAGccatga
- the LOC130993093 gene encoding mitochondrial metalloendopeptidase OMA1-like: protein MRRQFMLLSSSRDRRLGEAWFEAIKSEYKHKIVPPENPNNIRLQKLGQEIVEAARKGILKQAATARPAMMLPRYQHENMMMRMIKAFSGKREFSHQSANLEGFKWEFVLVDEPHIVNAFCAPAGKIFVFTGLLNMFRDAAAIASVIGHEVYI, encoded by the coding sequence ATGAGACGCCAATTCATGCTCCTCTCGAGCTCTCGCGACAGACGGCTAGGCGAGGCGTGGTTCGAGGCAATCAAATCGGAATACAAACACAAAATAGTGCCCCCTGAAAACCCTAACAACATTAGGTTGCAGAAGCTAGGGCAGGAGATAGTTGAGGCCGCGCGCAAGGGGATACTGAAGCAGGCAGCCACGGCGAGGCCAGCGATGATGCTACCTCGTTATCAACACGAGAACATGATGATGAGGATGATCAAGGCTTTCTCTGGGAAAAGGGAATTTTCTCATCAATCTGCAAATTTGGAAGGATTCAAATGGGAGTTTGTTCTTGTTGATGAGCCTCATATTGTCAATGCCTTCTGTGCACCTGCTGGGAAGATTTTTGTTTTCACCGGCTTGCTTAATATGTTTCGAGATGCTGCTGCAATTGCAAGCGTCATTGGGCACGaggtatatatatag